GGCTCTCAGCCAAGTAGCGGAACACGCTTAACCGTTGCGTTAAAAAAGCAAAAAGCCCCGCGAGCAGCTGCTCGCGGGGCTTTTGTTTAAAATAACCTAGGGTTAGGCGTTGGCTACGGCCTCTACTTTCGGCGCGCCAGCCAGTATTTCTTCGTTGGCGAAATCGGCGAACTTCTGGAAGTTGGCTACGAACTTCTCGGCCAGCGAAGCAGCCGTTTTGTCGTAAGCTTCCTTGTCCGACCAGGTGTTGCGCGGGTCGAGGATTTCGGCGGGCACGTTCGGTACCGAGGTGGGCACCTCTACGCCGAAGATGGGGTGCTTCACGAACTCCACGTCGTTCAGCTCGCCGTTCAGGGCAGCCGTAATCATGGCGCGGGTGTAGCTCAGCTTCATGCGCGAGCCCACGCCGTACGAACCACCCGACCAGCCGGTGTTCACCAGCCACACGTTCACGTTGGGGTGCTCTTCCATTTTCTGGCCCAGCATCTCGGCGTATTTGGTGGGGTGCAGCGGCAGGAATACCTGGCCGAAGCAAGCCGAGAACGTGGTTTGCGGCTCGGTTACGCCCACCTCGGTGCCGGCTACTTTGGCGGTGTAGCCCGACATGAAGTGGTACATGGCGTGCGACTTATCGAGCTTGCTGATGGGCGGAATTACGCCGAAAGCGTCGGCCGTCAGGAAGAAGATGTTCTTCGGAACGCCGGCCACCGAGGGCTCTACCGCGTTGTTGATGTAGTGGATGGGGTAGGCGGTGCGGGTGTTTTCCGTTACCGACTTGTTGGCGTAATCCACGGTGTGCGTGCCGGGGATAAAGCGCGTGTTCTCCACGATCGAGCCGAACTTGATGGCGTCCCAGATTTCGGGCTCTTTCTCGCGGCTCAGGTCAATAACCTTAGCGTAGCAGCCGCCCTCAAAGTTGAAGATGCCGGCGTTGCCGGGCATCCAGCCGTGCTCGTCGTCGCCGATAAGGCCACGGTTCGGGTCGGCCGACAGGGTGGTTTTGCCCGTGCCCGACAGGCCGAAGAAGATGGCGGTGTCGCCTTCTTTGCCCACGTTGGCCGAGCAGTGCATGGCCAGCGTGTTCTTCTCGTGGGGCAGCAGGTAGTTCAGTACCCCGAAAATGCCCTTCTTCATCTCGCCAGCGTAGCCCGTGCCGCCGATCAGGATCATCTTCTTCGAGAAGTTGAGGATGGCGAAGTTGCTCTGGCGCGTGCCGTCAACTGCCGGGTCGGCCTCGAAGCCAGGGGCGCAAATAATGCTGAAGTCGGGAGCCCAGCTGGTGTCGGCGCCTTGCTCGGGGCGCAAGAACATGTTGTAGCAGAACAGGTTGTGCCAAGCCAGCTCGTTTACCACGCGCAGCTTCAGCTGATAGTCGGGGTGAGCCCCGGCGTAGGCATCGCGCACGTAAATCTTCTTGTCGGCCAAGTAGGCCACCATTTTCTCGTGCAGCTGATCGAACTTCTGCGCGTCAAACGGAATGTTGATGTCGCCCCACCACACCGAGTCGGCCGTGCTCTCGTCCTTCACCACAAAACGGTCTTTGGGCGAGCGGCCGGTAAACTTGCCCGTGTCGGCCATCAGCGCCCCCGTGTCGGTCAGGGTGCCTTCGCCGTTTTTCAGGGCTTCTTCCACCAATTCGGCGGGGGTAAGGTTCAGGCACACCTCTTTGGCCTGGCTGATACCGAGCGGCTGGAGGCGGTTCATTGCGGCGGTGGAAGCAGAGGTTTCCATCATAAACGCAGAGAAAAAAGGTAAAAAGAAGGTGGGAATGGGAGAATATGGAGCAAAAATAGGCGAAAATCCGAAGCGCCCGCGTTGTGTCTGCGTATTAGCTGCAACGGCCTCTGAAGGCCGCTTTTACGCTGGTTGGCACTGTGCAGTTGGGAAATTTCCTTAGATTTACCCGTAAGCCCCCAGCTCCGTACGGCTGCTGCCGGGCTTTTTTGCTTTCCCTACCATTCCTCACCAACCTTCTTCCCTCACGCACTCATGCAAGTAGCAACCGCTCAGGCGCCGCCGCCAACCCCGACGAGCTCCAAGCACCCGCCCGGCCTGTATCTGCTGTTCTTCACCGAAATGTGGGAACGGTTCAGCTACTACGGCATGCGTGGTTTGCTGACGCTGTACCTCACCAAAACCGCCGTGCAGGGCGGCCTGGGCATTTCCGAAGCTAGCGCTACGCTGATTTACGGCTACTTCACGGGCTTCGTGTATTTCACGCCCATTATCGGCGGCTACATCGCCGATAAGTACATCGGCCAGCGCCGCGCCATCCTCATCGGTGGTATCACCATGGCCATTGCGCAGCTGTGCTTGTTTATGCAGCCGGCGCTTTCGACGGAGGCGGCCATTTTTGGCATGCCCTGGCCTACGGCCCTAGGTCTGCTGCTGCTGATTCTGGGCAACGGCTTCTTCAAGCCGAACATCTCGACCATCGTTGGTAAGCTTTACCAGCAAGGCGACCCGAAGCGCGATGCTGCCTTCACGATTTTCTACATGGGCATCAACGTGGGCGCGTTCTTCGCTCCGCTGGTGTGCGGCTACCTGGCCGAAGACCTGTTTGCCACCAAAACCGTGATTGATGGCGTTACGCAGGTAAGCAGCTACGGCTTCCGTTACGGCTTCCTGGCAGCCGGTATTGGCATGATCCTGGGCCAGCTGGCCTTTAACCTCCTGGGTAAAAAGTACCTAGGCGACGTGGGCTTGTACCCCGAGGGCAAAGGTGCCGACAACAAAACCGTTGAGAAAACCCCGCTGACGAAGGAAGAAACCGACCGCATGGCGGTAATCTTTATCATCACGCTGTTTGTGGTGTTCTTCTGGGCCGGCTTCGAGCAGGCTGGTTCGTCGCTCACCCTCTACACCGATAAGTACATCAACCGCGAGGTGTTCGGCTTCCTGATTCCGACGTCGTGGTTCCAGTCGGTAAACCCCGCCTTCATCGTACTGATGGCTCCGCTGGTGGCCGGTGTATGGCTGAGCCTCGGCCGCAAAGGCAAGGACCTGAGCATCCCCGTAAAAATGGGCTTGGGCATGATCCTGCTCGGTGTGGGCTTCCTGTTCATGGTTGGCGCCGTAATGGAGCGCGGCGGCGACGTGCAAGACCAAACCGTTAAGGCCAGCATCCTGTGGCTGTTGGCTACCTACTTCTTCCACACCATTGGCGAGCTGTGCCTGTCGCCCATCGGCCTCTCGATGGTGTCGCGCCTCTCGCCGGTGTCGCTCACTTCGATGCTGATGGGCGTGTGGTTCCTGGCTCCGTTCGTGGCGCAGATTGCCGGTGGCTACATTGCCGCCTACGTGGAAGAGCTGGGTGCCCTGACGGTGTTTGGCCTGATTGCTGGCTTTGTAATCGTGGCAGGCTTGCTGCTGATTGCCATTGCCAAAAAGCTGTTCCATATGATGCACGGCCGCGGCTAATTGCCTGCGCTCATCATTGGCCTCAGCGAAGGAAAAAGCCCCGCCGAAGCATTTCGGCGGGGCTTTTTTGTGCGCCTAGGTCAGGGATGCTCAGCCAGCAGCCCCAGCAGCAGGGGCATGCTGTGCAGTACCGTACCGATAAAGAAGCCAATGGTAAGCCAGTGCACCACGCGGTTTTTCACCCGCAGGAATATAAACTGCTCGATCAGGCGGCCCAGCCAAAAAACAACGATGCTGCCCAACACAAACCGACCTAGGGGTGTGGAAACGAGTTCGTGAGGAAAGCCGAAGCACAGCGCGGCAAACACGACGAACACGTACATCAGCCGCACGTTCATAATCTGCATTACGCCGCGGTTAATGCGGTCGAGCTTTTTCAGCTGCTTGCGCCAGCGCAGCAACCGCCAAAACGTGGCGTGCAGCACTAAAAACAGCAGGTTATATGCGCCGCATGCGTACAGCAGAGCTTCGGGCATGATCAGCGAACGGTGAGCCAGCATGTGTACGCAAAGCGGCCCGTTGTAGTAGGAGAGTGCCGCCCTAGGTGCCTGGAGGTCCTCAAAGCAAAAAGCCCCGCCGACCTAGGGCCAGCGGGGCTTCTTGTTTGGTGGCTGATAGCTAAAAGCCATCAGCTAACAGCCTGATATTACATCATGCCGCCCATGCCACCCATGCCGCCCATACCAGCGGCAGCGCCGGCACCGGCTTTATCTTCTTCGGCTTCTTCCGAAATCACGCACTCAGTCGTCAGCAGCAGGCCGGCGATGGAAGCAGCGTTTTCGAGAGCCAGGCGGGTAACCTTGGTCGGGTCGAGGATACCAGCAGCCATCAGGTTCTCGTAGCGGTCTTCGCGGGCGTTGTAGCCGAAGTCGCCTTGGCCGTCGCGCACTTTCTGCACTACTACCGAGCCTTCGCCACCGGCGTTGGCCACGATGGTGCGCAGGGGAGCTTCCAGAGCCGTGCGGATGATGTTTACACCCGTGCGCTCGTCGCTGTTGATGGTATCAACGGCTTCCAGCGAATCCAGGGCGCGTACCAGGGCTACACCGCCGCCGGGCACCACGCCTTCCTCAACGGCGGCGCGGGTAGCGTGCAGGGCATCGTCCACGCGGTCTTTCTTCTCCTTCATCTCAACCTCCGTCGAAGCACCGATGTAGAGGATAGCCACACCGCCCGACAGCTTGGCCAGACGCTCTTGCAGCTTCTCCTTGTCGTAGTCCGAGGTAGTGGTTTCGATCTGAGCCTTGATCTGGCCTACACGAGCCTGGATGTCCTCCGAACGGCCACGGCCGTTCACGATGGTCGTGTTGTCTTTGTCAACGATGATCTTCTCGGCTTGGCCGAGGTAATCGAGGGTAGCGTTGTCGAGCTTGTAGCCGCGCTCTTCGCTGATAACGGTGCCGCCAGTGAGGGCAGCAATGTCTTCCAGCATAGCCTTACGACGGTCGCCAAAGCCCGGAGCCTTCACGGCAGCGATTTTCAGCGAGCCACGCAGCTTATTTACTACCAGCGTGGCCAGCGCCTCACCGTCAACGTCTTCGGCGATGATCAGCAGGGGCTTGCCGGTTTGCACCACTTGCTCCAGCACGGGCAGGAGCTCCTTCATGGTGCTTACTTTCTTGTCGTAAATCAGGATGAAGGGCGAGTCGAGCTCGGCTTCCATCTTCTCGGCGTTCGTTACGAAGTACGGCGACAGGTAGCCGCGGTCGAACTGCATGCCTTCAACCGTTTTTACTTCGGTTTCGGTGCCGCGCGCTTCTTCCACCGTGATTACGCCTTCTTTGCCAACCTTGTCCATGGCGTTGGCAATCATCTGGCCGATTTCGGTGTCGTTGTTAGCCGAGATGGTACCTACCTGGGCAATTTCCGAAGAGTTTTCGATCTTCTTCGACTGCTGCTTCAGGTTAGCTACAACAGCTTGTACAGCCTTGTCGATGCCACGCTTCAGGTCCATCGGGTTGGCACCAGCGGCCACGTTCTTCAGGCCAGCGCGGTAGATGGCCTGGGCCAGTACGGTAGCGGTGGTGGTGCCGTCGCCGGCTTGGTCAGCGGTTTTCGAGGCAACCTCTTTCACCAGCTGCGCACCCATGTTTTCGATGGGGTCCTTCAGCTCGATTTCCTTGGCTACGGTTACACCGTCCTTGGTGATGCTCGGGGCACCGAACTTCTTGTCGATAACCACGTTGCGGCCTTTCGGGCCAAGGGTTACTTTAACGGCGTTAGCCAGTTTATCTACGCCGGCCACCAGCTTGTTGCGGCCTTCGATGTCGAATTGAACGAGTTTAGCTGCCATAGGGCTTTGCTACGATTTTGGGCTGAAAGGGGAAACTTACAGGATGGCGAGGATGTCCGATTCGCGCATGATCAGGTAGTCCTGACCATCAACGGTAATCTCGGTGCCGGCATACTTGCCGTACAGTACTTGGTCGCCTACCGATACCTGCGGCTTAACGAGGGTGCCGTTGTCGGCCACTTTGCCTTCGCCTACGGCCACCACTTCGCCGCGCTGCGGCTTCTCTTTGGCCGTATCGGGAATGATGATGCCCGACTTGGTTTTTTCTTCGGCGGCGGCCGGTGCGATGATCACTCGGTCGGCCAGCGGTTTGATGCTAACAGCCATACTGCTGGTTTTGGTTGAACGGTATGATGAATTGAAAAACGACTTGTAGGGAGTCGGCAGCGGCTGAACAGTTCTTGTGCCAGCCTGCTAAAACCTGACAGATTGAACGGCGGATGGAACTTTTTGCCGCCTCGCAGCTGCCCGGCCTGACAAACCTGACAGGGTAGTGGCAGATTGGGCGGCCGCAAGTATAGCCAACTAAACCGGGTAAAAAACAACCGGCGGCTTTTCGCTGCTGCGAAAAGCCGCCGGTATAAAGGCCTAGGTCAACAATTATTGGGCAGGGGCCGGAGCAGGTTGCTGAGCCGGAGCCGGCGTCTGTTGGGCCGGCGCTGCTGCGCCGGGTGCGCCCGGTACCGGGGTTGCCGGTGCGGTGGGCGGAGCTGCGGGCAGGCGAGCTTCCAGCGCCTTCTGCTGGTTTACGCTGCGCAGCGGGCCCGCCGACTGGTTGCTGAGCTGCATGTGCGAAACCAGCGACAGCACAATCAGGGCAATGGCAAAACCCCAGGTCAGGCGCTCCAGCAGGTCGCCGGTGCGCTTAACGCCCATCAGTTGGGCTGTGCCACCGGCCGAAAAGCCGCCGGCCAAACCGCCGCCCTTCGAGTTTTGGGCCAGCACCACCAGGGCCAGCAACACGCATACAATGAGGGCAAGTACGATAATAGCGGTGTACATCTACTCCGTCTGTTGGTTCAGTAAGTCAATTTGAGCGGCAAAATACGCCTTTTTTTCGGGTTGGCGTTGCATCAGCTGCTCGTAAATCTCAATGGCGCGGGCAATCTTGCCCTGCTTTACCATGATTTTGGCCAGGCTTTCCGAGGCCAGGCTGGGGGGCGCGCTGGTGCTGCGTACCGATAAATCGGCTTGGGGCTCTTCGCTGAGGGCGGGGCGGGCCGTGGCCGTTTTGATGCGTGGCTGGCTGCGCAAAAACCGCTCGATCAGCACCAACGACGAAGGCAAAGCCGCTACCGACGGCCGGTGGGCCGAAAGATGGGCCAGGTACAAGGCATCGGGGTGCCAATTGTCCGACAGCGGCAAGTCGTGAGTGAGCTCGGCGTCGTGCAGGGCAAGCGCATAGCCGAAACGACTGCCGCCCGCAACGGCGTATCCTAGGTGCTCATCGGCCCGGAAGGGTGGGATGGGAGCTGCCTTCGGTTCATCTTCTTCATCAACGCCCGGCAACTGATACAGCGGAGATTGTTTGGCGGCTTCTGCCAATCCAAACTCAAACCGCGAGCTACCAGCTTCTACGGGCGGCCTGATGGGTGGCGCTACGGCCGGCAGCTCGTCGGGCACCGGCTGTGCTTCCGCAATGGCATTAGCTTGGTCTGAGTCCGGTTCCGGTGCTTCGTGCCCGGTCGTTTCCGCAGCAGTAGCAGGCTCAACTTCGGGCTGCGATGCCTCAACAGCTTCGGCGACAGCAGCTGGCTCCGGTTCGGGCTCAGCCGGTTGATCAAAAAGCTCTGCCGTTACACTGGGCTCTTCGATTGATGTATCGGTGGCTTGGTCGATAACCACCGCTTCTTCTGCGGGCTGGGCTTCCTCGCTGGTGGAGGTGGGCTCCTCGGTTGTCAGTTCCGCGGGAGCACCTAGGGCTGCTTCGTTCAGACTTGCACCCCCTGTCTGAACTTCCGTCCTTTCTTCCGCAACAAGCTCATTTGCAGAACCCAGGGGTTCCGTGGGAGCTGCTTCTACATCAGTAATTTGTTGTAGGGCTGCTTCCGGGGCTTCTTGCCTAACACCAACGGAAACGTCTTCAAATGAAGCCAGCTGCGAGTCAGCAGAATCTTCGAAAGCGGCGGCCTCAACTTCTTGGTTGTCAATTGGCGCTGCTGCCAGTCCGCTTGCCTGAGGCACCGGCGCAGAAGGAGCTAAGGCAGTAGCAGCCGGCGTTTCAATCAGCAAACGCAGCAATTCGCGGTCGGCGGCGTAGGTGGCAGCACGGCGAAGGCGTTGGCCAGCCAGCATGCTGCCCCGGTCGTGGGCGGCTTTGGCCAACAGCAGGTGCGCCGTTTGGCAGTACGGAAAAGCCGTGGCCAACTGCTCCAACTCTCGAACTTCGGCTTCAGTAATGCCGGTTACATTGTCCAGAATGTGCAGCAGCGAGGCGCGGTTCATTGGGTGAGGCTAGGTGCGGAGTAGGTAAGCGGCTACTGATCAGGGAGGTGATTAGCCAAGTATCGGCAGGCCGATGCCCGGTCTAATTATCCGAACCACAACAATACAGCAATTTAGGCAGTAAAGCACGCCCGGCGGCGGCAGCTACCAGTTGGCAACCGACTTGTTGAACACATCGGTGATGATGCGGTCGGTAATGCGGCGGTTGGCCGTGGGGTCGTTCACGATGGTGTTCACGTTTTCAGTAGCGGCAAAGTCGGCGTTGCTCTGAAACGTTTGCTCAAAGTCCTGTTTGGGGTCTTTGGTGTTGGTAAACTTGACGCGCACCTGAATGGTCAGTCGGTTGATGCCCGCCCGATCTTGCCCATCGGTGCTCTGAATAGCGGCCGGCGCAAAATCGTAGGCAACTACCTGGCCCTCAAACTGCAGGTCGCCATCGCGCGGCACAAGTTTGAGCGTGGTGTTGCGCTGGAAATAGTCCTTGAAGTCTTCGGTAAGGCGCTGCGACAGGAAGGAGGGGCCGTTGGCGGCGTTGTTCTGCAGCGTGCCCACCGAAAAGGTCTTCACCGACGGGTCGATGTTGGTGCCGGTAAACGAGTACACGCCGCAGCCCGCCAGGGGCAGCAGGCAAAGCAGTATTGCTACTACAAAGCCTAGGTGTCGGATACCAGCCAGCTTATTCCAGATCATACTGCTTGAGTTTGCGGTACAGGGTGCGTTCCGAAATGCCTAGGTCCTGAGCGGCGTACTTGCGCTTGTTGTGGTGCTTCTTCAACGCTTTAATAATCATTTCCTTTTCCTTGGCCTCGAGCGACAAACTCTCTTCCTCGGTTTCGTGGGGTATATCCTCAACACGCTGAATGTCATCTTCTTCATCAAAATCGGCGGCGGGTTGGGCGTTGATGATGAACGACTCGCTGGGCTCGGCGGCCGGGCGACCTAGGCGCGTGCCGCCTTCGTAAGGAGCCACGCTGAGGTTAGTGAACAAGTGGCTGTTCTGACGAACCAGCTCCTGTGCCTGTCCGGCGTCGCCGCGGGCCGAGCCGGCCGCCATTTCGAGCACCAAGCGCTTTAGGTCGGTCATGTCGCGGCGCATGTCGAAGAGCACCTTGTACAGCAGCTCGCGCTCCGATACGCCCTGCGGGGCCGTGCCATCGGCCGTGGCACCTAGGAGCATCGGCAGGTTGGAGGTTTGCTCCTGCGGCAGGTACTGCCGCAGGCGGCGGGCATCCACTTCGCGGTCCATCTCCAGCACCGACATCTGCTCGGCTATGTTCTTTAGTTGGCGGATGTTGCCGGGAAAGCGGAAGCGCTGCAGCTCCTGCACCGCATCGGGGAGCAAGGCAATGGGCTTCACGCGGTAGCGCTCGGCAAAATCGGTGGCGAACTTCCGGAACAGTAGGTAGATATCGTCGCCCCGCTCGCGCAGCGGCGGTACCGTAATGGGTACGGTGTTCAGGCGGTAGTACAGGTCTTCACGGAAGCGGCCTTCGCTCACTGCGTTCAGCAGGTTCACGTTGGTAGCGGCCACCACGCGCACGTCGGTTTTCTGCACCTTGCTGGAGCCCACCCGAATAAACTCCCCGTTTTCAAGCACGCGCAGCAGGCGGGCCTGCGTACCCAGGGGCATCTCGCCTATCTCATCGAGGAAGATGGTGCCGCCATTGGTTACTTCGAAGTAACCCTTGCGGGCCTCGGTAGCGCCCGTAAACGAGCCTTTTTCGTGCCCAAACAGCTCCGAATCGATGGTGCCTTCCGGAATGGCGCCGCAGTTCACGGCGATAAACTGCCCGTGCTTACGCGGCGACAGGGCGTGAATAATCTTCGAAAACGACTCCTTGCCCGAGCCACTCTCGCCGGTAATGAGCACGGTCATATCGGTAGGCGCCACCTGGGCCGCTACCTGAATGGCGTGGTTGAGCGTCGGGGCGTTGCCAATAATGCCGAAGCGTTGCTTAATGGATTGTATTTCGGAAGGGGTCAAATCGAAGTTAGTTTTCGTGTTGTAGACGAAAAGCGGCGCCAAATATTTTACGTCCCGCAGGAATGCAGGCCATGAAAACACTTTGTCATCCTGAGGCGCAGCCGAAGGACCTTATTACGCTGGAACAACCTAGGGTAGGTAGTTACTATCTCTCGTGATAAGGTCCTTCGGCTGCGCCTCAGGATGACAGATGGTTTTTACTCCACCGATTCGCCAAGAAGCGTCGTGCTGGTGCACTCCTTCACGAACACGTTCACGTAGTCGCCCTGCTTGTAGTGCTTGCGGGGGAAGATGACCACCTTGTTCTGGTCGTTGCGGCCGCTTAGGTGCTCGGCGCTGCGCTTCGAAACGCCTTCTACCAGCACACGGTGCACTTTGCCTACGGCCATTTGGCTGCGGATATGCGAGTGCTGCTGTTGCCGGGCAATGATTTCGGCGAGGCGGCGCTTCTTTACCTCCAGCGGAACGTCGTCTTCCAGCTTGCGGGCGGCGAGGGTACCGGGGCGCTCGGAGTAGAAGAACATGTAAGCCATGTCGTACTGCACGTGGTCCATCAGGCTTAGGGTTTCCTGGTGCTCCTCCTCGGTTTCGGTGCAGAAGCCGGCAATCATGTCGGTGCTGATGCCGCAGTCAACCCCCAGGATGCGGCGGATGGCGGCCACGCGGTCGAGGTACCACTCGCGGTCGTAGGTGCGGTTCATCAGCTTGAGCACGCGCGAGTTACCGCTCTGGGCTGGCAGGTGAATGTAGTTGCACACGTTGTCGTGCTTGGCCATGGTGTGGAGCACCTCGTCGGTAATGTCTTTGGGGTGCGAGGTGGAGAAACGCACGCGCAGCTCGGGGCTTACCAGGGCCACGCGCTCGAGCAGCCCGGCGAAGTTTACGAACTCCGTGCCGTCCTCCGATTGCCACTTGTAACTGTCTACGTTCTGGCCCAGTAGCGTTACCTCCTTAAAGCCCTTGTTGAAAAGGTCCTGCGCCTCCTGAACGATGCTGTGCGCGTCGCGGCTGCGCTCACGACCACGGGTGAAGGGCACCACGCAGAACGAGCACATATTATCGCAGCCGCGCATGATGCTGATGAAAGCCGTGATGCCGTTCGAGTTCAGGCGCACCGGTGTAATGTCGGCGTAGGTTTCGTCGCGGCTCAGCAGCACGTTCACGGCACGCTGGCCACCATCCACCTCTTTAATGAGGCGGGGCAGGTCGCGGTAGGCATCAGGGCCTACTACCAGGTCCACGATTTGCTCCTCTTCCAGGAATTTGCTTTTCAGGCGCTCGGCCATGCAGCCCAGTACGCCTACCAGCAAACCGGGGCGTCGGCGCTTGTGCGCGTTGATTTCCTTAAGGCGCTGACGAACCGTGATTTCGGCCTTCTCGCGGATAGAGCAGGTGTTCAGCAGCACCAAATCGGCCTCCGATAACTCGCTGGTCGTATCGAAACCCTCATCGTAGAGGATGCTCGACACGATTTCGGAATCGGAATAATTCATCTGGCAACCGTAGCTCTCGATGTACAAGCGGCGCTGGCGGCCCGTGTGCGTTGGTTCGCTCACGCGCACGTCGGCGGGCAGTTGCTCGGCGGCCGGAGCAGCGGCCTTATCCAGGAAATCAAGCGTAAGAATGGGTTGAGACATGGCCTCGAAAAATCAACTGAAGGAGGGCAAAGGTACGTCTTACCCAGCAAAAATGACAGTTTGGCAGAGCAAGTAATAAAGCAACAAATGGTAGAGTAGGCGGAGACCAAATTCACGGCAAGCGCCCTGCTTTGTGGTGCTGCGGCGCCCTAGGCACGCGGATGTCGGCTAAGAGCAACGGGGCCAGCAATTGGGCCGACCCGAATTCTTCTCTCGCCTTGCCTTATTCTTCCTTAATCGAAGTGCCCAACACATCCAGCAGGGCGCGGGCTTTCAACAGGCACTCCTCGTATTCGCGTTCCGAATGCGAGTCGTAGGTGATGGCCGAGCCTACCTGAAAGCTGAGGTAGCCTGTATCGGAGCGGTATTGCAGCGAACGGATTACCACGTTGAAATCGAAGTCGCCGTTGGGCCACACGTAC
The sequence above is drawn from the Hymenobacter sp. YIM 151858-1 genome and encodes:
- the pckA gene encoding phosphoenolpyruvate carboxykinase (ATP) encodes the protein MNRLQPLGISQAKEVCLNLTPAELVEEALKNGEGTLTDTGALMADTGKFTGRSPKDRFVVKDESTADSVWWGDINIPFDAQKFDQLHEKMVAYLADKKIYVRDAYAGAHPDYQLKLRVVNELAWHNLFCYNMFLRPEQGADTSWAPDFSIICAPGFEADPAVDGTRQSNFAILNFSKKMILIGGTGYAGEMKKGIFGVLNYLLPHEKNTLAMHCSANVGKEGDTAIFFGLSGTGKTTLSADPNRGLIGDDEHGWMPGNAGIFNFEGGCYAKVIDLSREKEPEIWDAIKFGSIVENTRFIPGTHTVDYANKSVTENTRTAYPIHYINNAVEPSVAGVPKNIFFLTADAFGVIPPISKLDKSHAMYHFMSGYTAKVAGTEVGVTEPQTTFSACFGQVFLPLHPTKYAEMLGQKMEEHPNVNVWLVNTGWSGGSYGVGSRMKLSYTRAMITAALNGELNDVEFVKHPIFGVEVPTSVPNVPAEILDPRNTWSDKEAYDKTAASLAEKFVANFQKFADFANEEILAGAPKVEAVANA
- a CDS encoding peptide MFS transporter, giving the protein MQVATAQAPPPTPTSSKHPPGLYLLFFTEMWERFSYYGMRGLLTLYLTKTAVQGGLGISEASATLIYGYFTGFVYFTPIIGGYIADKYIGQRRAILIGGITMAIAQLCLFMQPALSTEAAIFGMPWPTALGLLLLILGNGFFKPNISTIVGKLYQQGDPKRDAAFTIFYMGINVGAFFAPLVCGYLAEDLFATKTVIDGVTQVSSYGFRYGFLAAGIGMILGQLAFNLLGKKYLGDVGLYPEGKGADNKTVEKTPLTKEETDRMAVIFIITLFVVFFWAGFEQAGSSLTLYTDKYINREVFGFLIPTSWFQSVNPAFIVLMAPLVAGVWLSLGRKGKDLSIPVKMGLGMILLGVGFLFMVGAVMERGGDVQDQTVKASILWLLATYFFHTIGELCLSPIGLSMVSRLSPVSLTSMLMGVWFLAPFVAQIAGGYIAAYVEELGALTVFGLIAGFVIVAGLLLIAIAKKLFHMMHGRG
- the groL gene encoding chaperonin GroEL (60 kDa chaperone family; promotes refolding of misfolded polypeptides especially under stressful conditions; forms two stacked rings of heptamers to form a barrel-shaped 14mer; ends can be capped by GroES; misfolded proteins enter the barrel where they are refolded when GroES binds); the protein is MAAKLVQFDIEGRNKLVAGVDKLANAVKVTLGPKGRNVVIDKKFGAPSITKDGVTVAKEIELKDPIENMGAQLVKEVASKTADQAGDGTTTATVLAQAIYRAGLKNVAAGANPMDLKRGIDKAVQAVVANLKQQSKKIENSSEIAQVGTISANNDTEIGQMIANAMDKVGKEGVITVEEARGTETEVKTVEGMQFDRGYLSPYFVTNAEKMEAELDSPFILIYDKKVSTMKELLPVLEQVVQTGKPLLIIAEDVDGEALATLVVNKLRGSLKIAAVKAPGFGDRRKAMLEDIAALTGGTVISEERGYKLDNATLDYLGQAEKIIVDKDNTTIVNGRGRSEDIQARVGQIKAQIETTTSDYDKEKLQERLAKLSGGVAILYIGASTEVEMKEKKDRVDDALHATRAAVEEGVVPGGGVALVRALDSLEAVDTINSDERTGVNIIRTALEAPLRTIVANAGGEGSVVVQKVRDGQGDFGYNAREDRYENLMAAGILDPTKVTRLALENAASIAGLLLTTECVISEEAEEDKAGAGAAAGMGGMGGMGGMM
- the groES gene encoding co-chaperone GroES, whose translation is MAVSIKPLADRVIIAPAAAEEKTKSGIIIPDTAKEKPQRGEVVAVGEGKVADNGTLVKPQVSVGDQVLYGKYAGTEITVDGQDYLIMRESDILAIL
- the secG gene encoding preprotein translocase subunit SecG — encoded protein: MYTAIIVLALIVCVLLALVVLAQNSKGGGLAGGFSAGGTAQLMGVKRTGDLLERLTWGFAIALIVLSLVSHMQLSNQSAGPLRSVNQQKALEARLPAAPPTAPATPVPGAPGAAAPAQQTPAPAQQPAPAPAQ
- a CDS encoding LptE family protein, translated to MIWNKLAGIRHLGFVVAILLCLLPLAGCGVYSFTGTNIDPSVKTFSVGTLQNNAANGPSFLSQRLTEDFKDYFQRNTTLKLVPRDGDLQFEGQVVAYDFAPAAIQSTDGQDRAGINRLTIQVRVKFTNTKDPKQDFEQTFQSNADFAATENVNTIVNDPTANRRITDRIITDVFNKSVANW
- a CDS encoding sigma-54 interaction domain-containing protein — its product is MTPSEIQSIKQRFGIIGNAPTLNHAIQVAAQVAPTDMTVLITGESGSGKESFSKIIHALSPRKHGQFIAVNCGAIPEGTIDSELFGHEKGSFTGATEARKGYFEVTNGGTIFLDEIGEMPLGTQARLLRVLENGEFIRVGSSKVQKTDVRVVAATNVNLLNAVSEGRFREDLYYRLNTVPITVPPLRERGDDIYLLFRKFATDFAERYRVKPIALLPDAVQELQRFRFPGNIRQLKNIAEQMSVLEMDREVDARRLRQYLPQEQTSNLPMLLGATADGTAPQGVSERELLYKVLFDMRRDMTDLKRLVLEMAAGSARGDAGQAQELVRQNSHLFTNLSVAPYEGGTRLGRPAAEPSESFIINAQPAADFDEEDDIQRVEDIPHETEEESLSLEAKEKEMIIKALKKHHNKRKYAAQDLGISERTLYRKLKQYDLE
- the miaB gene encoding tRNA (N6-isopentenyl adenosine(37)-C2)-methylthiotransferase MiaB, with the protein product MSQPILTLDFLDKAAAPAAEQLPADVRVSEPTHTGRQRRLYIESYGCQMNYSDSEIVSSILYDEGFDTTSELSEADLVLLNTCSIREKAEITVRQRLKEINAHKRRRPGLLVGVLGCMAERLKSKFLEEEQIVDLVVGPDAYRDLPRLIKEVDGGQRAVNVLLSRDETYADITPVRLNSNGITAFISIMRGCDNMCSFCVVPFTRGRERSRDAHSIVQEAQDLFNKGFKEVTLLGQNVDSYKWQSEDGTEFVNFAGLLERVALVSPELRVRFSTSHPKDITDEVLHTMAKHDNVCNYIHLPAQSGNSRVLKLMNRTYDREWYLDRVAAIRRILGVDCGISTDMIAGFCTETEEEHQETLSLMDHVQYDMAYMFFYSERPGTLAARKLEDDVPLEVKKRRLAEIIARQQQHSHIRSQMAVGKVHRVLVEGVSKRSAEHLSGRNDQNKVVIFPRKHYKQGDYVNVFVKECTSTTLLGESVE